One window from the genome of Pseudanabaena yagii GIHE-NHR1 encodes:
- a CDS encoding type I restriction enzyme HsdR N-terminal domain-containing protein: MRFDSSDRFFDEWLNNAPTLTEAELQVLERLTRNYTYLSQEEPPLEEIVKLVVVSPLLDLAGFYQFPFLVKAEVSTNIEVADEANAMAVQGRIDILVIQDSFWILVIESKPARIDVTAGIPQALTYLLSAPNLQPSCYGMVTNGREVLFLKCDHHQNAPQYTRSPTYRLLENTAERIQVLQGLKQIGSYIGDLRS; encoded by the coding sequence TTGAGATTTGACTCTAGCGATCGCTTTTTTGATGAATGGTTAAATAATGCACCGACTCTAACCGAAGCGGAACTACAAGTATTAGAGCGCCTCACCCGCAACTATACCTATCTCAGTCAAGAAGAACCACCTCTCGAAGAAATTGTTAAGCTTGTCGTAGTATCTCCATTGCTAGATTTGGCTGGGTTCTATCAGTTTCCATTTTTGGTAAAAGCAGAAGTAAGTACTAATATCGAAGTTGCGGACGAAGCTAATGCTATGGCGGTTCAAGGCAGAATTGATATTTTGGTAATCCAAGATAGTTTTTGGATTTTGGTAATCGAATCAAAACCTGCAAGGATAGATGTTACGGCAGGAATTCCCCAAGCACTTACTTATTTGCTGAGCGCTCCCAATTTACAGCCAAGTTGCTATGGAATGGTTACAAATGGAAGAGAAGTATTGTTTTTAAAATGCGATCACCACCAAAATGCCCCTCAATATACGAGATCGCCTACTTATAGGTTACTTGAAAATACAGCAGAACGTATCCAAGTTTTGCAGGGGCTTAAACAAATTGGGTCTTATATTGGTGATTTGAGGAGTTAA
- a CDS encoding ISAs1 family transposase: MNNPIEVSLLRHFEGVEDPRDNRGKEHNLLDIIVIAICAVISGGENWEDIALFGASKQEWLGTFLQLPNGIPCDDTFARVFARVNPQQMQNSFISWVKSVSQALQGEVVAIDGKTLRQSYDRGADKGAIHMVSAWASANRLILGQCKVDEKSNEITAIPELLKLLEIKGCIVTIDAMGCQKEIASQIVQQGADYVLALKGNQGGLFEDVQWLFEQAINTDFVDVDHDFCQSIDKGHGRLEIRRCWTLSNLDYLTQLPLWAGLQTIALVQSERRINGKVSTENRYYISSLPSNAALIANAVRTHWSIENSLHWVLDVSFHEDASRIRKDNSPENMAMLRHFALNLLSRDKSSKFSMRAKRNKAAWDLAYLIHLLNL, from the coding sequence ATGAATAACCCTATCGAAGTCAGTTTACTAAGACACTTTGAAGGAGTAGAAGACCCGCGAGATAATCGAGGGAAAGAGCATAACTTGCTAGACATAATCGTAATCGCAATTTGCGCGGTGATAAGTGGGGGAGAAAACTGGGAAGATATAGCGCTATTTGGAGCATCAAAACAAGAATGGCTGGGGACATTTCTGCAATTACCGAATGGGATACCCTGTGATGACACATTTGCAAGAGTGTTTGCACGAGTGAACCCGCAACAGATGCAAAATAGCTTCATCAGTTGGGTGAAATCAGTAAGTCAAGCGCTGCAGGGAGAGGTAGTAGCCATTGATGGCAAAACCTTGAGACAATCCTACGACCGAGGAGCAGACAAAGGCGCAATTCACATGGTGAGTGCATGGGCAAGCGCAAATCGGTTGATATTAGGTCAATGCAAAGTCGATGAAAAATCCAACGAAATCACCGCCATACCAGAGTTATTAAAACTGCTGGAAATTAAAGGTTGTATTGTGACGATTGACGCAATGGGCTGCCAGAAAGAAATAGCTAGCCAAATCGTGCAACAAGGAGCCGATTATGTCTTAGCGCTCAAAGGTAATCAGGGAGGACTATTTGAAGATGTGCAGTGGTTATTTGAGCAAGCTATAAACACTGATTTTGTGGATGTAGACCATGACTTTTGCCAGTCCATAGATAAAGGACATGGGCGTTTAGAAATTCGACGTTGTTGGACTTTATCTAACTTGGATTACCTGACTCAATTGCCTCTATGGGCTGGTTTACAGACTATTGCCTTAGTTCAAAGTGAACGCAGAATCAATGGGAAAGTCTCCACTGAAAATCGCTACTACATTTCTAGCTTGCCTTCTAATGCTGCTCTTATTGCCAATGCTGTTCGTACTCATTGGTCGATTGAAAATTCTTTACATTGGGTTTTAGATGTCTCTTTTCACGAAGATGCTTCCCGTATTCGCAAAGATAATTCTCCTGAAAATATGGCGATGCTGCGTCACTTTGCTCTTAATCTCTTAAGTCGCGATAAGTCTTCTAAGTTCAGTATGCGGGCGAAACGTAATAAGGCGGCTTGGGATCTGGCTTATCTAATTCATCTCCTTAACCTTTGA
- a CDS encoding type II toxin-antitoxin system RelE family toxin, translating into MYRIVIQPIALKLLKEISDRRIRQKIRDRIDKIKESPETQGKPLLGELDGYYSVRAVGQRYRIIYAIEQAQVTVMILALGIRKDGSKQDVYALAKKLLRLGLLDESDNDTDDD; encoded by the coding sequence ATGTATCGCATCGTCATTCAGCCTATAGCTTTAAAATTATTAAAGGAAATCAGCGATCGCCGTATCCGTCAAAAAATTAGAGATCGCATCGATAAGATCAAAGAATCTCCAGAAACACAAGGCAAACCATTACTCGGTGAACTAGATGGTTATTACAGTGTGCGGGCAGTCGGACAAAGATATCGCATCATTTACGCGATCGAGCAAGCTCAAGTCACTGTGATGATTTTAGCTTTGGGAATTCGGAAGGATGGCAGTAAACAGGATGTATATGCTCTTGCTAAAAAATTATTGAGATTAGGACTGCTAGACGAGTCAGATAATGATACAGATGATGATTAA
- a CDS encoding TetR/AcrR family transcriptional regulator gives MTNDSYLSTNKSTDGLRRQPRQKRGKDRVEKILEAAAAVFDEVGYEAATTHQIAAKAGTAVGSLYQFFPDKASIFNTMELRHTERVKAMWAQTDVEAIVSLPLRQMIDLLVKAISQLFENPVSRVMFIQFYTNRQVFQSIDESMTQEAINFLADILQHRNPLLNDLQLSLISEVCVHSSNAVILSALRNSDLQRRQMLAQEIEDLLVAYLEPYVGDTVGNKLHDVMKVMICPHCYSKQVSKNGLRRGKQCYLCKDCRKQFVT, from the coding sequence ATGACGAATGATTCGTATTTGTCAACAAATAAATCTACTGATGGGTTACGCCGCCAACCGCGCCAAAAACGTGGTAAAGATCGTGTTGAAAAAATCCTAGAAGCCGCTGCTGCTGTATTTGATGAGGTGGGTTACGAAGCCGCAACTACACATCAGATCGCCGCCAAAGCAGGCACAGCCGTTGGTTCCCTGTACCAATTCTTTCCCGACAAGGCAAGTATTTTCAACACAATGGAATTACGTCATACGGAGAGGGTCAAAGCGATGTGGGCGCAGACGGATGTAGAGGCAATAGTCTCACTACCGCTACGGCAGATGATCGATTTGCTGGTCAAAGCTATTTCGCAACTATTTGAGAATCCTGTATCGCGAGTAATGTTTATCCAGTTTTATACGAACCGTCAAGTCTTTCAGTCCATTGATGAAAGCATGACTCAGGAAGCCATCAACTTTCTGGCAGATATTTTGCAGCATAGAAATCCGTTATTAAATGACTTGCAGTTAAGCCTAATATCTGAGGTTTGTGTCCATAGCAGCAATGCTGTAATTTTGTCAGCACTCCGCAACTCAGATTTACAACGCCGACAAATGCTAGCTCAGGAAATTGAAGATTTGCTTGTAGCTTATCTAGAGCCTTATGTTGGCGATACAGTTGGGAATAAACTTCACGATGTAATGAAAGTAATGATATGTCCCCATTGTTACTCTAAGCAAGTGTCAAAAAATGGACTGAGGCGAGGTAAGCAATGTTATCTATGTAAGGATTGCCGCAAACAGTTTGTAACATAG
- a CDS encoding transposase, with protein sequence MTQNASRIYNELIKFGSQYSQWSDVRHLGVMAWMMVGMIATGSVNLTKWLSHINTKALIAQSTQRQLSRWLNNPRINPAKLYSPVIKELIAKWKEPEIYLSFDTSQLWEEYSMIRLCVVHQGRALPLCWRVIKHRSSSVEMSSYQDMLKRASKLLPVNVKVVLLADRAFANPELVRYVWELKWQCRIRIKGNFWIYAPKHGWQTVKQLHLRLGEAKLIHNVKVHKTESKRLTDVHIAAAWESGSREYWYILSTEPTTLQTFWEYGLRFDIEENFLDDKSNGFDLESSRLRSAPAISRLCFVIALTTLFLTAQGLAVADSGYRRLVDPHWFRGLSYLKIGWNWIHTAITKNWAFLPFYSFTSYLDSHPAIASRRKHLQKLFRIEFYASTLDYAS encoded by the coding sequence ATGACCCAAAACGCCTCACGTATCTATAATGAACTAATAAAATTCGGGAGTCAATACAGCCAGTGGTCAGATGTGCGCCATTTGGGAGTAATGGCGTGGATGATGGTGGGAATGATCGCCACAGGGAGTGTGAATTTAACGAAGTGGTTAAGCCATATCAACACAAAAGCATTGATCGCCCAAAGCACGCAAAGACAACTATCAAGATGGCTGAACAATCCGCGCATAAATCCAGCTAAGCTATACAGTCCAGTAATCAAAGAGTTAATCGCTAAATGGAAAGAGCCAGAAATATATCTGAGTTTTGATACCAGTCAACTGTGGGAAGAATACAGCATGATCCGATTGTGTGTAGTTCATCAGGGAAGAGCTTTACCGTTATGTTGGCGTGTAATCAAACATCGCAGTAGTAGTGTGGAGATGAGTAGCTATCAAGACATGCTCAAACGCGCATCGAAACTGTTGCCCGTGAATGTCAAAGTAGTTTTATTAGCAGACCGAGCATTTGCTAATCCAGAACTGGTGCGCTATGTGTGGGAATTAAAATGGCAATGTCGGATTCGGATCAAGGGTAATTTCTGGATATATGCCCCCAAGCATGGCTGGCAAACAGTCAAACAATTACATCTTCGTCTTGGTGAAGCTAAGTTGATCCACAATGTTAAAGTTCACAAAACTGAGTCCAAGCGTCTTACCGATGTGCATATTGCGGCGGCTTGGGAATCTGGGAGCCGAGAGTATTGGTATATTCTCAGTACTGAACCTACCACACTCCAAACTTTTTGGGAGTATGGTCTGAGATTCGATATTGAGGAGAATTTCTTGGATGATAAATCTAATGGCTTTGATTTAGAATCTTCGCGTTTACGTTCGGCTCCTGCCATTTCTCGCCTTTGTTTTGTGATAGCACTGACCACCTTGTTTTTAACGGCTCAAGGACTGGCGGTTGCTGATTCTGGCTATCGTCGTTTGGTTGATCCTCATTGGTTTCGTGGGCTTAGTTATCTCAAGATTGGCTGGAACTGGATTCACACCGCTATCACTAAAAACTGGGCTTTCTTGCCTTTCTACTCTTTTACTTCTTATCTTGACTCTCACCCTGCTATTGCTTCTCGTCGAAAACATCTTCAGAAATTATTCCGCATTGAGTTCTATGCTTCTACTCTCGACTATGCTTCATAG
- a CDS encoding NF041680 family putative transposase, which produces MIIEKLQEFRQQVYRFLGNGRDAIFDLMDAVLTSPSVKSFAELSLSAVYRRKWSSLYESLKDSRPRRGRLRGLCVEQIPKDIRPLLAGDHTGWERPHDQTLKDRSFVHQPNLVEGNKPIMLGHDYSTLAWIPEMTGSWAIPLCHERISSFETAAQRATFQLRQVCRDLTVRPIATYDSEYGSAAFMNLTEDIPADLLLRLRPNRCLYKVPAPYSGCGRPRKHGDKFQLAKSDSWGEPSATFSLEDETVGQVQIQQWSDLHFKKASQRHFQVMRVTHPHCSGLWLAWVGEQMPSLEQIWRLYLRRFAIDHWYRFAKQRLHWTLPQLLTPQQALRWSDLMPLLSWQLWLARKLVIDNPLPWQKPQTNLTFGRVAQGFATLLVRIGSPACSPKPRGKSLGWQSGRKRSPFPRFPIIKKRPSRPKKTNKDNPNS; this is translated from the coding sequence ATGATTATTGAGAAACTACAGGAATTTCGTCAACAGGTATATAGATTTTTAGGGAACGGACGAGATGCAATATTTGACCTAATGGATGCAGTATTGACCAGTCCAAGTGTAAAGTCATTTGCAGAATTATCATTATCAGCAGTGTATCGACGGAAATGGTCAAGCTTGTATGAATCGTTAAAAGATAGCCGTCCGAGACGAGGGAGACTCAGAGGACTGTGCGTCGAACAAATACCCAAAGATATACGACCCTTGCTAGCAGGAGACCATACAGGATGGGAAAGACCCCATGACCAAACTCTAAAAGATAGGAGTTTTGTGCATCAACCGAATTTGGTTGAAGGGAACAAACCGATCATGTTAGGGCATGACTACAGCACCTTGGCATGGATACCAGAAATGACAGGGAGTTGGGCAATTCCGTTATGTCATGAACGCATCAGTAGTTTTGAGACAGCCGCACAAAGAGCTACATTTCAACTGAGGCAAGTATGTCGAGATTTAACGGTAAGACCGATCGCTACCTATGACAGTGAATATGGCAGTGCCGCCTTTATGAATTTGACAGAGGATATCCCCGCAGACTTACTGCTGCGTCTACGTCCTAACCGATGCTTATACAAAGTCCCTGCTCCCTATAGTGGCTGTGGTCGTCCCCGTAAGCATGGGGATAAATTCCAACTTGCCAAGTCTGATAGTTGGGGAGAGCCATCAGCAACTTTTAGCTTAGAGGATGAGACGGTTGGACAAGTGCAAATCCAGCAATGGTCTGATTTACACTTTAAAAAAGCATCCCAACGACATTTCCAAGTTATGCGAGTTACCCATCCCCATTGCTCTGGTTTGTGGTTAGCTTGGGTGGGTGAGCAAATGCCATCTTTAGAGCAAATTTGGCGCTTGTACTTACGTCGTTTTGCCATCGACCATTGGTATCGCTTTGCCAAACAGCGTTTACATTGGACTCTGCCACAATTACTGACTCCTCAACAAGCTTTGCGCTGGAGTGACCTCATGCCTTTACTCTCTTGGCAATTGTGGCTCGCTCGAAAACTGGTCATTGATAATCCTTTACCTTGGCAGAAGCCTCAAACTAATCTCACCTTTGGTCGGGTCGCTCAGGGCTTTGCGACACTTTTAGTTAGGATTGGCTCTCCTGCTTGTTCTCCGAAACCTCGCGGTAAGTCTCTTGGTTGGCAATCTGGGCGTAAGCGCTCTCCTTTTCCTCGCTTTCCCATCATCAAAAAACGTCCTTCTCGTCCAAAAAAGACCAACAAAGACAACCCTAATTCCTAA
- a CDS encoding DUF6745 domain-containing protein codes for MITTLTETQEKLLNAYRQKWRSLSLSTERIDRTKAKAAVRDLYKLKQKAQPETLFFASPRSAMRYLLFRRGKIIKEKLKDHFLPDQRCQLLTSLCENLQKILWEQSVLAMQDTIWADLWLQIANQILPEEELLQRICEANFGNVPIDPEMKANFLTGIIRDRTLISYSLLHPTSDILGNCSWSQIYTVSENKYSSFLWNQVASQLVYQIREELETILWKALEKQTDTQVSPEFKQQKKFDFAGSILQNLTQNFSCSHPPLFQSMRPELWDRDGVTIDFCISELNCDYDHQTWEVFQALTQNCGFIFPHEDVCLVCDRPTKLSLDNQDRLHGEGEPALLFADGYSIYANHGTILPEKYGRVLPQNWQIDWLHQEPNLVIKESLILIHTTYTKSDQPISQLTTTQETEISRYQKKWYRIALSTERIDHLKASKAIKTLYQYSNQPEPNIIFCDSPHAAWSSDLFKQQRPWISWAGIITSLEEQIKKQLEPEFLFRLRMKFRDRDRKFKDIDISLAIEAYSEGVLITLDSEFGQNSFRWRRWAGDDRLLMVHNHPELWAIEGMYLDFCFSVLGCSYDRSTWSMFQEVVQHCGWIYPYKNACIVCDRPTNISLIKASKSLVDKDELIIQYSDGYCLNTLNR; via the coding sequence ATGATTACAACGCTAACGGAAACTCAAGAGAAGCTGCTTAACGCTTATCGGCAGAAATGGCGATCGCTCAGTCTTTCTACAGAACGCATAGATAGAACAAAAGCCAAAGCAGCAGTTCGCGATCTATACAAACTTAAACAAAAAGCGCAACCAGAAACTCTTTTTTTCGCTAGTCCTCGTAGTGCCATGCGGTATCTTCTCTTTCGCCGAGGGAAAATCATAAAAGAGAAACTTAAAGATCATTTTCTTCCAGATCAGCGTTGCCAATTACTGACTTCACTCTGTGAGAATCTTCAAAAGATTTTGTGGGAGCAAAGTGTTCTCGCAATGCAGGATACTATCTGGGCAGATCTATGGTTACAAATTGCCAATCAGATTTTGCCTGAAGAAGAGTTACTTCAAAGGATTTGTGAAGCTAATTTCGGAAACGTTCCAATCGATCCAGAAATGAAAGCGAATTTTTTGACAGGTATTATTCGAGATCGAACGCTTATTTCCTATAGTTTACTTCATCCCACTTCAGATATATTGGGAAACTGTAGTTGGAGTCAAATTTATACAGTTTCGGAAAACAAGTACAGTAGCTTTTTGTGGAATCAAGTCGCAAGTCAGCTTGTTTACCAAATTCGTGAAGAGCTAGAGACAATACTATGGAAAGCACTAGAGAAACAAACAGATACACAAGTTAGTCCAGAATTCAAGCAGCAAAAAAAGTTTGATTTTGCAGGAAGTATTCTTCAGAATCTAACTCAAAATTTTAGCTGTTCTCATCCACCTTTATTTCAATCTATGCGCCCAGAATTATGGGATCGTGATGGGGTAACTATTGACTTTTGCATTTCTGAATTAAATTGTGATTACGATCACCAAACTTGGGAAGTTTTCCAAGCGTTAACACAAAATTGTGGGTTTATCTTTCCCCACGAAGACGTTTGTTTAGTGTGCGATCGCCCAACCAAGCTATCTTTAGACAATCAAGATCGGCTACATGGAGAAGGAGAACCTGCTTTGCTGTTTGCCGATGGATATAGTATCTACGCTAATCATGGAACTATTTTGCCAGAGAAGTATGGTAGGGTATTACCTCAAAATTGGCAGATAGATTGGTTGCATCAAGAACCTAATCTCGTTATAAAAGAATCTCTCATATTGATACATACTACTTATACAAAATCAGACCAACCTATCTCGCAATTAACAACTACGCAAGAAACTGAGATTTCTAGATATCAAAAAAAGTGGTATCGTATAGCTTTGTCTACCGAACGCATCGATCACCTGAAAGCCTCAAAGGCAATCAAAACCTTATATCAATATAGCAATCAACCCGAACCAAATATTATCTTTTGTGACAGTCCCCACGCAGCATGGAGCAGCGATTTATTTAAGCAGCAAAGACCTTGGATATCTTGGGCAGGAATCATAACTTCGTTAGAGGAGCAAATAAAAAAACAATTAGAACCTGAATTCTTGTTTCGGCTTCGGATGAAATTCAGAGATCGAGATAGAAAATTTAAAGATATCGATATATCCTTAGCAATAGAAGCCTATAGTGAGGGTGTATTAATAACATTGGACAGTGAGTTTGGTCAAAACTCATTTCGTTGGCGAAGATGGGCTGGAGATGATCGCTTATTGATGGTTCATAATCATCCTGAATTATGGGCAATCGAAGGGATGTATTTAGATTTCTGTTTTTCTGTTTTAGGTTGTAGTTACGATCGGTCAACATGGAGTATGTTTCAGGAAGTCGTTCAGCATTGTGGCTGGATTTATCCTTATAAGAATGCATGTATTGTTTGCGATCGTCCTACAAATATCTCTCTGATAAAAGCTTCAAAATCACTCGTAGATAAAGATGAACTCATTATTCAATATTCAGATGGATATTGTTTGAATACGCTAAATCGGTGA
- a CDS encoding IS4 family transposase, translated as MKEINLFREKLQQHLQWNRARLAFVSMFLIALMRVKTVNLAEIATGFSGYAKVESHYKRLQRFFRDFEVDYEKIALMVVKVMQIPEPWVISIDRTDWEFGKTVFNVLTLGIVHYGIAFPLVWMMLDKKGNSNTRERCELCNRFLEIFGDRKIDFLSADREFVGEDWLDYLLCEPCNRFRIRIRKNTLLNDGQKKLRADICFQDLQVGQSKVLSKPRKVWNHWLRIAAMRLDDGDLLIVATTHDPDTAIADYAKRWAIETLFGCFKTRGFCLESTHLQDPERLSKLIALLTLALCWAFSSGLWLAQLNPLKPKKHGRLPKSIFRLGFDFLRHIIFDLHLNSQAFFNSIKFLSCT; from the coding sequence ATGAAAGAGATTAACCTATTCCGAGAAAAGTTGCAGCAACATCTGCAATGGAATAGAGCAAGACTAGCCTTTGTGTCCATGTTCTTGATCGCGCTAATGCGAGTAAAGACAGTAAACCTAGCTGAAATTGCCACAGGATTTAGTGGTTATGCCAAAGTCGAATCACACTATAAGAGGTTACAGAGATTTTTTCGAGACTTTGAAGTGGACTATGAAAAGATCGCACTCATGGTCGTCAAAGTCATGCAAATCCCCGAACCTTGGGTAATTTCTATCGACCGCACCGATTGGGAATTCGGTAAAACCGTGTTTAATGTGCTGACATTGGGAATAGTGCATTACGGTATTGCATTCCCGTTGGTATGGATGATGCTGGACAAAAAAGGTAACTCAAACACCCGTGAGCGCTGTGAATTGTGTAATCGATTTCTGGAAATATTTGGAGACCGCAAAATCGACTTTTTGAGTGCAGACCGAGAGTTTGTCGGTGAGGATTGGTTAGATTACTTGTTGTGTGAACCATGTAACCGTTTTCGTATCCGCATTCGTAAAAATACTTTGCTCAATGACGGGCAGAAAAAACTGCGTGCCGACATTTGTTTTCAAGACCTCCAAGTTGGTCAGTCCAAAGTATTGTCCAAGCCCAGAAAGGTTTGGAACCATTGGCTTCGTATAGCCGCTATGCGTCTTGATGATGGCGATTTATTAATTGTCGCGACGACTCATGACCCTGATACGGCTATTGCTGACTATGCTAAGCGTTGGGCTATTGAGACTTTATTCGGGTGCTTTAAAACCCGTGGCTTTTGTTTGGAGTCCACTCATCTTCAAGATCCTGAACGTCTTTCCAAACTAATTGCTTTGCTTACTCTGGCTTTATGTTGGGCTTTTTCTTCTGGGCTTTGGTTGGCTCAACTAAATCCCCTCAAGCCTAAAAAACACGGTCGTCTTCCTAAAAGCATTTTTCGCCTTGGTTTTGATTTCCTTCGTCACATCATCTTTGACTTACATCTCAATTCTCAAGCCTTCTTTAACTCCATTAAATTTTTGTCCTGTACTTAG
- a CDS encoding helix-turn-helix domain-containing protein, producing the protein MPAALKVKLSIEEDKRLLEISQKEATGKRVKHRAEAIRLSSHGWKVAQIAAYFEWHEQTVREIIQRWKQNGEQGLYDLPKQEDRNNGRKKT; encoded by the coding sequence ATGCCAGCCGCCCTCAAAGTAAAACTGAGTATAGAAGAAGACAAAAGACTGCTGGAAATTAGCCAAAAAGAAGCCACAGGAAAACGAGTAAAACACAGAGCCGAAGCGATACGACTAAGCAGCCATGGGTGGAAAGTCGCCCAAATAGCCGCCTATTTCGAGTGGCATGAACAAACAGTGCGAGAAATCATCCAAAGATGGAAACAAAATGGCGAACAAGGGTTGTATGACTTGCCCAAACAGGAAGACCGAAACAATGGCAGGAAGAAGACCTGA
- a CDS encoding type II toxin-antitoxin system Phd/YefM family antitoxin produces MNFKTMLSNIPITEARHELTSLPEKLTQQGGTLAITRRGKPVLAVMTWQHYEAILETLEILSDANLMANLRQGITEAKSEQGVDWESAKRELDL; encoded by the coding sequence ATGAATTTTAAAACAATGCTGTCCAATATTCCTATTACTGAAGCAAGACATGAGCTAACCTCATTGCCTGAAAAGCTGACACAGCAAGGCGGTACACTGGCAATTACCCGCAGAGGCAAGCCAGTCTTAGCGGTGATGACTTGGCAACATTACGAAGCAATCCTCGAAACTTTAGAAATACTTAGTGACGCAAACCTCATGGCTAACTTGCGTCAAGGCATTACCGAAGCGAAATCAGAACAGGGAGTAGATTGGGAATCAGCTAAACGAGAATTGGATTTGTAA
- a CDS encoding Rieske 2Fe-2S domain-containing protein has protein sequence MASMLQGAPWLIAHISMLATNQPRKISVYGNDYVMWKDSKGSIHALPNACPHMGAMLSEGWCEIESNGESAIACPFHALRFDASGCTVLPDTHKKTLPLLKPLELIVQGDFIWTYGGCEPKVEIPNVLNEIASNYQFIGHTGDRSVETDLLTMLMNMHDYNHQNGTHRELFRITEVQFHQFIDQGHLSHAFYEMPTAPYSLIEKIRKPDLFLLPTTLKAHLENHFPSLVIFHGETALGKVAQCHFFVPEAVNRTRTYILMFGIPKHPMFKIFGSTFLNFAKVVVDQDADILGKIYPNSPQKVKLNNEVGMDWVKRNFASFPNVVEPSLSK, from the coding sequence ATGGCTTCTATGCTACAAGGAGCGCCTTGGTTGATTGCCCATATCTCTATGTTAGCAACTAATCAGCCTCGCAAAATCTCTGTATATGGTAATGATTATGTAATGTGGAAAGATTCCAAAGGCAGTATTCATGCTTTGCCGAATGCTTGTCCGCATATGGGCGCGATGTTGTCTGAGGGATGGTGTGAAATAGAAAGTAATGGTGAAAGCGCGATCGCTTGTCCGTTTCATGCCTTGCGTTTTGATGCATCGGGTTGCACTGTACTGCCTGATACTCATAAAAAAACTTTGCCACTTTTGAAACCATTAGAGCTAATAGTGCAGGGTGATTTCATTTGGACTTATGGAGGATGTGAACCAAAGGTAGAGATTCCCAACGTCTTGAATGAAATTGCGTCAAACTATCAGTTTATCGGTCATACTGGCGATCGCAGTGTCGAGACAGATTTGTTGACAATGCTAATGAATATGCATGACTACAATCACCAAAATGGAACACATCGAGAATTGTTTCGGATTACAGAAGTTCAATTCCATCAATTTATTGATCAAGGACATTTATCTCATGCCTTTTACGAGATGCCCACAGCGCCCTATAGCTTGATCGAAAAAATCAGAAAGCCCGATTTATTTCTTTTGCCGACTACTTTAAAGGCGCATTTAGAGAATCATTTTCCATCGCTAGTAATCTTTCATGGTGAAACTGCTCTAGGTAAAGTTGCCCAATGTCATTTTTTTGTGCCAGAAGCTGTAAATCGCACTCGCACCTATATTTTGATGTTTGGTATTCCTAAACATCCAATGTTCAAGATTTTTGGTAGCACTTTTTTGAATTTTGCTAAAGTCGTAGTTGATCAGGATGCTGATATTCTCGGTAAGATTTATCCCAATTCACCGCAGAAAGTGAAGCTCAATAATGAAGTGGGCATGGATTGGGTAAAGAGGAATTTTGCCAGTTTCCCCAATGTCGTTGAGCCTAGTCTATCAAAATAA